The Meriones unguiculatus strain TT.TT164.6M chromosome 1, Bangor_MerUng_6.1, whole genome shotgun sequence genome has a segment encoding these proteins:
- the Erich5 gene encoding glutamate-rich protein 5 yields the protein MGCSSSALNKAGESNRFGSAVPSNENSSAAEQSKFCVAQPKPCTPGREAAFYGNAQRESHPPPERPKASVVPTANGVKSYHQQPLPNDEAPGKDAIDELELTKKTEPLVQGEECELLQAEGKDITLGDEEMKEDMEARTESQSVKGNAETEFLGTEALRQPLKTSAETDSGAGEGREIPQTGMTKLETAENILPLETAKELPSKEAMGNDAQSRILGAIPKENNSPETAEGHQFVEKAEQKELQETLRKDKQFQLLETIPKENNFAEIVEGSQTAESSRKQKSQETPGKTEQPQILETVLKQNETPQIPDRSQLVQTPVMNKSPCGPLDGIGNAGKSQPGATGGSKEQLVGTAETAANVEMARETHTDKEEQHIEGETGEKVEAEMKNEKESEEAETEEKETGEAVDLGAAGDSKKRASVHSVIAGQENLRL from the exons ATGGGCTGCTCCAGCAGCGCCCTCAACAAGGCGGGCGAGAGCAACAGGTTCGGCAGCGCAG TACCTTCAAATGAGAATTCTTCCGCTGCAGAGCAAAGCAAGTTCTGTGTGGCCCAACCCAAACCATGTACACCAGGAAGAGAAGCTGCCTTCTATGGCAATGCGCAAAGGGAAAGCCATCCTCCACCAGAGAGGCCCAAGGCCTCAGTGGTGCCTACAGCTAATGGTGTTAAATCCTACCACCAACAACCTCTGCCAAATGACGAGGCCCCTGGAAAGGATGCCATAGATGAGTTAGAACTCACAAAGAAGACTGAGCCTCTAGTGCAAGGGGAAGAGTGTGAGTTACTTCAGGCAGAAGGCAAAGACATTACCCTAGGAgatgaggaaatgaaggaagataTGGAAGCAAGGACTGAGTCCCAGTCTGTAAAAGGAAATGCTGAGACTGAATTTCTAGGAACAGAAGCCTTGAGACAGCCTCTGAAGACATCAGCAGAGACAGACTCTGGAGCAGGGGAAGGCAGGGAGATTCCACAGACTGGAATGACAAAGCTAGAAACAGCTGAGAACATTCTGCCTCTGGAAACAGCCAAGGAGCTTCCATCTAAAGAAGCAATGGGAAATGATGCACAATCCCGGATTCTAGGAGCAATTCCCAAAGAGAACAACTCCCCAGAAACAGCGGAAGGGCATCAGTTTGTGGAAAAAGCTGAACAAAAGGAACTTCAAGAGACCCTGAGAAAGGACAAGCAGTTCCAGCTTCTAGAAACAATTCCTAAAGAGAACAACTTTGCAGAAATAGTGGAAGGGAGTCAGACTGCAGAAAGCAGTAGAAAGCAGAAATCTCAGGAAACACCAGGCAAAACTGAGCAGCCCCAAATTCTGGAAACAGTTCTGAAACAGAATGAAACGCCACAAATACCAGACAGAAGCCAGCTTGTGCAGACACCTGTAATGAACAAGTCACCCTGTGGACCTCTTGACGGTATCGGAAATGCCGGTAAATCTCAACCTGGAGCAACAGGTGGAAGCAAGGAGCAGCTGGTGGGAACTGCAGAGACAGCAGCAAATGTGGAAATGGCTAGAGAAACTCACACTGATAAAGAGGAGCAGCACATTGAGG GTGAGACAGGAGAAAAGGTGGAAGCAGAgatgaaaaatgagaaagaaagtgaagaagctGAAACcgaagaaaaggaaacaggagaAGCTGTGGATCTTGGAGCAGCAGGGGACAGCAAGAAAAGGGCTAGTGTGCACAGTGTTATAGCAGGTCAGGAAAATTTGAGGCTGTGA